From a region of the Zingiber officinale cultivar Zhangliang chromosome 4B, Zo_v1.1, whole genome shotgun sequence genome:
- the LOC121975466 gene encoding vicilin-like seed storage protein At2g18540, producing MMSLRALVLVGLTAILCTLATAENGDDVHHLPKFTSLVAKENRQILALSESGKITAIDVHDGYGDAYHLQFITMEPGSIFLPVLLRTDMAFYVHTGRGRVTFISQGGDEEEMDIVRGDVYRLEQGTTFYVKSHPDPARERLRIHAIFDTSEIDCYSALVGAYSNVSDLVRGFDDGVLQMGFGVSAETVRDIKSAPTPPPIVLSSGRNETEEPNWKKEIIGALFGVRGTSDFLSKKKKMSGSKAFNFFKAKPDVQNANGWSTALTHKDLKALKGSHFAPFMVNLMRGSMMGPHWNPRATEVAIVIEGRGVVQLICPSDASGKKIRAAARCQNTRFEVKKGDVFVVPRFHPMAQISYNNETLAFVGFSSSTKNNHPQFLTGKRSVLRTIGVDVLAAAFNVNSSVVEGFLASRDESIMRPCTSCAEEMKAKMKREEEEKRKREEEEEEEEWEREEEARKKKEEAAARKEKEEDERKREEEEEEKEERRWEEEEERKREEEWKEGRKEE from the exons ATGATGTCTTTGAGAGCTCTGGTTCTGGTCGGACTGACAGCCATTCTGTGCACCCTTGCCACGGCTGAAAATGGAGACGACGTCCACCACTTGCCGAAGTTCACTTCGCTCGTGGCCAAAGAGAACAGGCAAATCCTGGCACTGTCCGAGTCAGGGAAGATAACGGCCATCGACGTGCATGATGGCTACGGCGACGCTTATCACCTCCAGTTCATCACCATGGAGCCTGGTTCAATCTTCCTCCCTGTGCTCCTCCGCACTGACATGGCCTTCTACGTTCACACTG GTAGAGGAAGAGTAACCTTCATCAGCCAGGGCGGTGACGAGGAAGAAATGGACATCGTCCGCGGCGACGTTTACAGGCTCGAGCAAGGTACCACCTTCTATGTGAAAAGCCACCCCGATCCCGCGAGAGAGCGGCTCCGGATTCATGCCATCTTTGACACTTCAGAGATTGATTGTTACAGTGCCTTGGTAG GAGCTTACTCGAATGTCAGCGACTTAGTTCGAGGATTCGATGACGGCGTTCTCCAGATGGGTTTTGGG GTTTCGGCGGAAACAGTTCGAGACATCAAATCTGCTCCGACGCCTCCTCCGATAGTGCTCTCGTCTGGAAGGAATGAGACGGAGGAGCCAAACTGGAAGAAAGAGATCATTGGAGCCCTTTTTGGCGTCAGAGGAACGTCCGATTTTCTgagcaagaagaaaaagatgagCGGGAGCAAGGCGTTCAATTTCTTCAAGGCTAAACCGGACGTGCAGAACGCGAATGGATGGAGCACTGCGTTGACGCACAAGGACCTCAAAGCTCTCAAGGGCTCCCATTTTGCCCCATTCATGGTCAATTTGATGAGG GGCTCGATGATGGGGCCGCACTGGAACCCTAGGGCGACGGAGGTCGCCATCGTGATAGAGGGGCGAGGCGTGGTGCAACTAATTTGCCCCAGCGATGCATCGGGAAAGAAGATCAGGGCCGCCGCCAGATGCCAGAACACGAGGTTCGAGGTGAAGAAAGGGGATGTGTTCGTGGTGCCGCGATTCCACCCGATGGCGCAGATCTCGTACAACAACGAGACCTTGGCGTTCGTGGGATTCAGCAGCTCGACGAAGAACAACCACCCGCAGTTCCTGACGGGGAAGAGGTCGGTGCTGCGGACGATCGGCGTGGATGTGTTGGCGGCGGCGTTCAATGTGAATTCGAGCGTGGTAGAGGGCTTTCTGGCCTCTCGAGACGAGTCGATCATGCGTCCGTGCACGTCGTGCGCGGAGGAGATGAAAGCGAAGATGAagagggaggaagaggagaagaggaagagagaggaggaggaagaagaagaagagtgggaaagagaggaagaggcgaggaagaagaaagaggaggcggcggcgaggaaggagaaggaagaagacgaaaggaagagagaagaggaagaggaagagaaagaggagaggagatgggaggaagaagaggagcggaaaagagaggaagagtggaaggaaggaaggaaggaggaGTGA